In Lactuca sativa cultivar Salinas chromosome 5, Lsat_Salinas_v11, whole genome shotgun sequence, the DNA window gacacttaattgtatgatcatgatatattgtattttgattggGGCTTGTACAAAACATGCATGAGCATATATTGTTAATTTACCTCTTGTTTGGGTAATTCGAATAAGATAGCTTCAAATCCAACGTATCAAACAGATTACCCATTTACTAAAGTCTAAAACTCAAACATGTTCTAATATCatacaaatgcatgaggttttagcaaattattatctcatatgaattaccattgattatgtgtgattaattattaagaaggtAAAAAAgtttgggggtttcaaatgcatgaggttttagcaaattattatggggggtttcaaatacatgacaatcaagggaaaatgcatgctttataagtatgtaagatTTCCAACTATCAAAACAACATATTACATAACATGTCTTAATAACTTTACACACCTACCGTATTAAATTAAGACTATAAAGTATAAACACCTTCCATACCTCATTTAGCTAACCTACTTTAATCATTTCCGCATCTTTTCATATAGCAAACCAAAACTAGGGTGTTTAGCATCCCCACACATAATCTCACTTTTAGACTATTTTAATTTCCAATCTTCAATATCACCAAAGTTTATAAAACTTTCACAACTATTTTTGATATCTTATAAAAATAGAAAACTTTTATTATTATCCTATTCTAAGATCTCATAGTATTTACTTTTctatttttgtaaacaaaaatgatAAATGATCAAATGTTAAATATACTTTTTGACTATAGTATTTACTTTTCTATTTTTCTAAGATCTCAAAGGGACGTGAAATTTGTTTATATGTAATCTATCTAGTGATATGTCTTCATTTGACTATAGTCTAATGCCTATGTAATAAAGTTTCTTTTTAAAAAGGGACGTTTTGGGATGAAAAACTATCCTTTTTATTGATGTGTACACATCAGACAACAAACATGCCTTAGTGACATAAACCGTTAGATTGTTTGTGATTTATTCCATCAAATACCAAACACGATACCATTGAAAATGATCCAACAATCAGAACTTTGGTAGAATCAAGATTTATGCTTTCAGTAAAGTTACAAAGGTAACAAAACATTGAGTAAACAGTGGATTTTTACTTTGGTAAAGATACCACAGGCATAACCACTTAAAATGTATAATCAACACCTATAAAAATTACACAGAATCCTAACAAAGTAATCACAAGCTCTTGATTCAATAAAGAGCATCTGCAtctcttctcctctctctctactttcttaaCCCAAATTAGGCGACTGGCGGGTGGAGCTCATGATCCTGTGAGGTATCGACCGCAGCAGGTGGCAAGAACTGCCACATGGCCATTCCTGGGTAACTCATAACAGGAACCAGTTTATTACCCATTGATGCTAATGACGCTGATTGGACTTGAGGAGGGTATCCAGCTGGGATGCCAGGTGACACACCCATAAACCTCGGTTGGCTGTTGATCATGTtcacttcttcttcaagcttctctTTTTCAGCCTTTAGTCTCTGCTTTTCATCTCGTAGTTCGTTCTTTTCAGActacataataatgtcaataatATGTCATATAAAAATACTCCATTATTAGCAACTTGAATAATACTAGAAAATGGAAAGACACATGGCACAACTGGATTGGATGGGATCAGTACCTTAAGGTCTTTAATTTTCTCCTGGAGATCTGAATTCGAGTCTTTTAGCTTCTGTGCTTCACTTCTTAATTGAGTCACCATTCGCACAGCATCAACCAAAATAGCAGACTTATCAGTTTTAGGGTTCCTCCCAGGCTCAAGAATTGAAGCCAATTCAACAAACCTGTTAACACATGTTACTTCTTATAATTTTAACATATGAGAGAGAACATAGGAGTGAGAGGATAAAGGGTATACTTGTCATTTAGCTTATCCCTTCTCAACTTCTCTCGGCAAGCTTTGGAGGTTGTACCAGTACCACTGCATTGTTCATTCCTACCCCTGTTGTATAGATACAGAATAAAAGATTGTTACTCTTTTCTCATCATttacaaataataaaataataaaatccaTTGTATGTATTCACGTAAGTTTAAGAGTAAAGAGTACTCAATAGTACATACCGCTTTTTTGAACCACTTTCTTTAATGCCATCTGTATCTGCAGGTAAGCTATCAAGTTCCACACTAAAACAAGGATTAAAGTGAAGAGGTGAGTAACCAAAGACAAGATGAAGCAATATAAATGGACGCATATGTAAGAAAAACGATTACATCCGAATTCTGGAATTAGTAGAAGCAATTGAAACTCAAGAACTATCCAAAAAGAATGCATCTAACATCTTGAAGATTACGACCAGTACACAATAAGTTATTAATCAAGAAATTCTTCATAAAACTAGATTAGGAACATTGTTTACTTtacaaaccaaaataaaaaaaaaattgcataatCAATTTGCAGAATCTACagaaacaatgatgtttttttttataacattaacCTTGCAATCTTACACATTTGATCAAAGCCATTGAAAAAGGAATCAATTTTATCTCCTCAGATACATCACAATCTAGTTAGGGTATCACCGATGGAAGCAACAATCACCGTAAATTATAACTAATAACCTATAACACCACCAAAAAAAACCTTTTTTCTTTAAATGTTACACCTCTAAATGAAAAACCCCAAATGAAAGGATCAATCAATCAATTCGATGTCGATGTAGTGTGGACAAATCAGGTAAATTGTTGTACTTAGTAAATGGAATAAGTAACACACACGTTACCTAGGGATGGATGATGAACCATTCAAAGCGGTCTGCATAGGCCAGCTGGATCCACATACCGGCGTAAGGAAATTACCTACGGGAACCGAGATATCATCGATCAACCCGTAATCGTAGATCCAATTAGTGTTCTCCGGAGAAACCATCGAAGAAACAATACACAGCCAAGGAATACCCGGCGGGAATGCACTGTGAAGTAGAAAAAGCTGAGAAGGATCTCAGTATCTCGCCGACGTTCGTTATTCTCCGGTGAGTAGATTGGGGGAGCCGGTGTATTACTCGGTGTTTGGTGGAGTGTTCTTTATTTGAATTCACTTATTCGCTCAATTGAGTTTAACGTCACGCGCCACCGATCTCGGTAGCACACGTCATTATATTTTTGGGCTTAATTGGGCTGGGCACATGCAATGTGGATATACTGTTGGCAGCTTAGGCCCATATACGGCTACGACCAAGGAACAAGTCAATGCCTCTTTAGCTGTTCTGGAATTTTCACATGCTTTATTCAAGAAATTGCACAATGCATCTTTTTTTCTCCTTTGTTATTAAAATAAGAGAAAATTGCAAAATAACCATTTTTGCTAATTACTTTAcaaatttagatttttttttttttttttttttttgcaaaaataaccATCTAAATCGCAAATGGAAATAAGCCATCTGCGATTTTGCCCTTCCATCTGCGAAGGTACAAACATCTAAAGCACAACTATGCTTAAGGCACTTGTACCTTCGCAGATGGAATGGTCCATCTGCAAAATTGTTGTTCCACCTGCAATTTTCCAAAAAAACAAtgtaaaattgttttttttctttcatttttcacTCTTCAATATAGAAACACTCACTATTTCAGCGATTCCTTGTGACGATTTCTTGAAGAAAATGGACGATTTTTTCAACAATCCCGAAAACATGGTTAGAttttaattcttttatgttttagTTAACATAAAAAGAATGTGTCTAACAATTTGATCTAGTTTTTGGATTATTGTTTTAAAAGATAACAATCATATAGTTGTATAGTTGTATTCTCGTAGTATACTAGTTAAAGGGAATTGTTACTAGTGACGGATCACGTGAATACTTTATTGGgattaattttataaaatataaatatgtatGATAACAAATCTAGGGATGAGCAACGGGCCGAACCCAGACCAGACCGGCTCGAAGACCGAAAATCGTGAATTACCTTACCCAAAAACGGGACCGTTTTTGGGTGTAGCGGGTCCGTGTTTGGTCCGGTCCGGTTCCGAATACTAAACCGGGTTTCGGGTTTTGAACCGAATTAGACTTTAGTAG includes these proteins:
- the LOC111914378 gene encoding transcription factor ILR3, producing the protein MVSPENTNWIYDYGLIDDISVPVGNFLTPVCGSSWPMQTALNGSSSIPSVELDSLPADTDGIKESGSKKRGRNEQCSGTGTTSKACREKLRRDKLNDKFVELASILEPGRNPKTDKSAILVDAVRMVTQLRSEAQKLKDSNSDLQEKIKDLKSEKNELRDEKQRLKAEKEKLEEEVNMINSQPRFMGVSPGIPAGYPPQVQSASLASMGNKLVPVMSYPGMAMWQFLPPAAVDTSQDHELHPPVA